Genomic segment of Corynebacterium appendicis CIP 107643:
GCCGGAGGCATCGGTCAGCCATAAGGCGTTGAGCGCGCGGAAACAGATCCGGTCACCATCCGGGGACAGCGCCGCCCCGGTCAGCCCGAGTGCGGGACCATGCGCCTCCAGATCCAGGCGCGGCTTGATCGCCGCAGGGGCGGCCGCCGCCGACAGAGCGACCTCGAACGGCACGGCAGACGTGCTTGTTCCAGTGAGCGTGCGCCGGCGGATCTCCCCGCTGGTGGCATACATGAACTCCGTGTCCGACAGCCACGCCGCCGGCAGCGGTGCGGGCTCTTCGTCCTCGGGGTCAGTGAGGCGTTGCCCGTCGTGTTCGAGCCACGCCTGCGGGGTGTGCGAGACGACGTAGATCAGCTTGCCCGATGGTGAGTACGACAGTCCCCGGATGGTATGACCCTCCTCGACCGTGTGCAGTGTTTTCGTGCTGCCGGTCGTGATGTGGAGCTGTTCGATGTGAGTGTCGTCGGCGACATAGACGATGTGCTTGCCGCCGGGATGCCACCGCGGTGAGTGGTAGGACCGTTGGTCGTCGGTCCCGATGAGGACATGCCGGTCTCCGCCTCGCACGCCAATACGGCACACGGCACTGGTGCCTCCGGCGTCGGAGATGAACACGATGTCCTTGCCGTTGGGCGAGACGTGCGGGTCCTGGTCGTCCTCGGTTCCCGTGGTCAGACGGGTGACGGCGCCGGTGCGCAGGTCGAGGGCGCACAGATCGTAGGTGCCGTGCCGGAATGACTGGAACACGACGGTGCGCCCGTTCGGGGTCAGGCTCGGCCAGGTGGCGTCTTCGACATCGTCGGTGAGGCGGCGCGCTTGCCCGCCTCCGGCGGGCAGGCGCCACAGCACATTGCCGACGTCGATGATCGTGACGTCGCTGCCGGGATGCGTGCTCAGCGTGATGTTCGTGGCCGTGCTGACGGTGGCACCCGCCCCGCCGGCGTGCGCGCGGGGTGCGAGGGTGCCGGGTTCGAGCAGGGCGGCGGTGGCCGCGACGGCGACGCCGCCTTGGAGGAATCCTCGTCGGCTGATGAGTGCGTCCATCAACTCTCCTTGACCGCGAGGATGTATCGCGGAAGCTTGTCATGGTCCCGGTGACTGGTGATCTGCCCGAAGCCGGCGTCGGTGAGGATCGTGAGGATGTCGTCGAGGGCTGCGTCGTAGTGCTCGAGGGCGAACGTGCCTCCCGGTCGCAGGAGTCGGTGCGCGGTGTGTGCCACGACGCGGGTGAGGTCGAGGCCGTCCGCGCCCGAGTACAGCGCCGTCTTGGGCTGGTAGACCGCCCATTCGCTGGGCATGTGCAGGTCCGTGGGCACATAGGGCGGGTTCGCGGTGACGAGATCCGTCGTGCCGGTCAGGTCATCGGCGAAGCTCTCGCTGCCGATGTCGGCCTGGAGGAACTGGACCCTCCCGGCATCGACGCTCTCCAGACGGTCGGCGTTCTCTTGGGCGCATGCCACGGCGGATTCAGCCACGTCGGCTCCGATCACGCGTGCCTGGGGCAGCCGGGTCGCGACCGCCAGGGCGATGGCTCCGGTCCCGGTGCACAGATCGACGACCATCGGCGTGGGCGTGGAGAGGTTCTCGATCGCGGCATCGACCATGGCCTCGGAGTGCACTCGTGGGATGAACACGTCCGGGCGGACGGTGAGATCGAGTCCGAGAACATGGACGTGCCCGGTCAGGTACTCCAGGGGCTCCCGGTGGCTGCGCCTCGCCACGAGGTTAAGGAACTGCTCGCGTTCGGCCGTATCCGGTGCCGTCGTGTCGTCGGTGGTGCCGAAGGTGTGCTCGGCCAGCGCCTGGGCGTCGGCGGCGGGGGTGGGGACGTTCGCCGCGTGCAGCTGCCGCGTCGCGTTCCGGGTGAGTTCTGCCCGGGTGGGGGCCGGTGCCCGATCCGGTGCGCCGAACTTCTCGCGGGTGGCGTCGTAGTAGTCGCGCAGCCACTGCACCATTTGCGGGTGCAGGCGCGAGGAGGCGACCAGTTCGGGCGGTGGCGTGAAGTCGTCGTCGATCTGATCGGCCCAGTTCTGGTAGATCGGCTGGAGATCGGCTTCGAGGTATTCCTGCCAGTCGGTGGGGATCGTCCAATGGTGCTCGTAGCCGGTGGCGAGCATGTGCTGGACGGTGGTGTCGATGATGCGGGGCCGGCCGCCGGCCCGCTGGACCGGGGCACGTTCGGGGGTGAACAGCGACAGGTCCGCCTCGCCACTGCCACCGGTGAGACGGTCGGCGAACTCCTGGGCGATCAGCGGCGACAGGAACAGGCCGTCGCGGTAGGTGCCGGTGGTCATCCACAGACCCTGGACCGGGGTCTCGCCCAGCAGGGGGAACCCGTCGAGGGAGACAGGCCGGTTGCCGACGTTGATGCGCCGCACACTGCTCGACCAGAGGTTTCGTCGGATCTGACGGTGTGCGCATCCGAGGACGAACTCCAGATCGCGCAGGACCGGTTCGGTCATCACGGTCGGGTTAATGATGTTGGTCGCGCCGACGTAGACCTGCCCCAGGCCTCGCGGGACGACATGGAGGCCGCAGGCGAACGCGCGGTTCGGGGTCCGGATCACGGACTGGGGCTGGGTGCCGTCATGGGTGGTCATCACTGCGGAGACCCCGTAGCCGGCGACCAGGCGCGGGATGGTGGCGCCGAGCCCGGGGACGGAGTCGATGAGCGCCTGGGAGCCCACTCCGGCGGCGAGCACGACCTGGCCAGCTTCGATCACGTCCCCGTTGTCCAGAACCACGGCGCGGATGCGGCCGTGGTCTTCGCGCAGGCTCACGGCCCGTTCGTGGATGAGGGTGCAGCCGCGGGCGGCGGCGGCGCCTTCGAGGCGTGCCAGGAGACGGCCGGAGTCGACGGCGTGCTCGCCGGGGATGTGGATCGCTTCGAGTGGACGGGAGTTCGGGTCGGCGTCGACCCAGCCGATGTCGTCGACGTCGACGGTGTCGAAGGGCTCGTTGTTCTCCTGCAGGGTCTTCTGGATGGCGGAGAAGTTCTCGGTGTCGATCTCGCGGGTACCGACGGTGTTAAGGATGACCGTGGTGCCCGAGGCGGTGAACAGGTCGGTGCCATCCAGGGGTGAGTGGTCGGAGATCTTCTCGACCCAGTCGGGCCAGAGCTCTTTGGCTTTCAGGTCGAGGGCGAACTTCGTCCGTCCTGGATCGTCGCTGATGAGGTCGGCGGTGACCTCACCGAAGCAGCCGAGCATGGCACCTGCGGCGGTCGATGCCGCGTACTGCCGGTTCTCGGGGCCGATCAGCGCGACGGTGAGGCCGCGGTCGGCGAGTTCGACGGCGAGGGAGCTGCCGATGGCTCCGTTGCCGACGACGATGGCATCGAATGTCTGTGTGGTCATGGGGGTTCTCCTGGTGAGTTAGGGGGTGTCGGTGACAAGGGCGGCGAGGTGGTCGATCTGGGCCGGGCTATGCCGTGCCGACAGCGCGAATCTCAGCAGCCCGGTGCCGTGGGCGACGATGGGGTAGAACACGGGGAAGCAGAGAACGCCGGCGTCCTTCAACGCGATGGCGGCCTCGAGGGTGGCCTGTTCACTGTCGAAGGTGATGCCCCGGATCGGAGACCGTGAGCCGGCGTTGACGCCCTGGTGGCCTGTGGCGTTGTCGAAGTGGGCGACGTTGTCCCACAGGGTGGCCTGGAGCTTCTCGACCGACCCGTCCAGATGCATACGCGCGGATTCGGCGTTGACGGCGGTGTGGGGTGCCATGTTGGCGTGTCCGAATACGAGGGGGTTGGCCTCGCGGCGGATGACCGTGGCGTCGGCGTCGGTGTCGACGAGGGCGAATCCGCCGGAGCCGCCGAAGGCCTTGGAGAGGGACCCGACGAGGAGGACTTCGCCGATGATGTTCCCGGCCAGGGCGGTGTAGGCGTATCCCGTTCCGAGGCGTCCGTCGATCGAGGTGCCGTGCGCGTCGTCGATGTAGACGTACCCGCCGTGTTCCGCGGCCAGGCGTGCCAGGGTGGCAACGTCAATGAGGCCTCCCATCGATCCCACACCATCGACGAGAATGATCGGGCTGCGGGAAGCGTTCTTCGCTTCCACCAGCAAGGGGTCCAGAGTGCTCAGATCCGTGCTGTCGAAGCGGTTGGTCGGCCCGATCTGGTCGAGGATGCCGCGCAGGCTCTGCATGGACGCGTGCGCGGTGCGGTCGAAGAGGAACTCCGGGCCGCTGCTGGCGATCGGGTAGCTCGGAAGCAGCCCGGTGCCCAGCAGCGGCAGCACGCCCAGGTGCACGCTGCTGACGGAGTTGAACACGATGGCACGGGATCCGCCGTACATCGTCGTTAGCGCTTCCTCGAGGTCGTCGAGGTCGGTGGTGTGCATGCTGTTGCGCGAGGCCGATAGGTGCACTCCGACCTTCCGGATGGAGTTCTGGGCGGCGTGGACCAGGCGTGGGTGGGATTCGAGTCCGAGGTAGGAGCAGGAGACGAACTCGGTGTAGGTCTTGCCGTCGTCGAGGATGACGCCGTCTGACGTGCGCTCGCGCACACTGTGGTTTGTGATTCCCGCCTGGGCGGCCTGGTCGTACATGTCGGTCGTCCAGGCGGAGCGTCGTTCGTAGACGTTCTTCCGGCTAGTGGTCGTCGTGGACATTGGGATTCTCCTTCGAAGATGGTGTGGCCGGGGTTTGGTCATCGGAGGCCGCCGGCCGCTGCGCGGTCGTGTCGATGGTGTGGCTGAGGGCGGTCTGAGCGAGGTCGGTGAGCGAGGCGAGGCGGGTGTTGAACCAGGACTGGTTCTCCGCCAGGGACTGGGCGAAGGATGCCGACGAGTCCTGTGCGATGTCGTCGTCGAGTCGAGCCAGTGCGTTGGCCAGGGTGTCGCGCGCCGGGCGCTGGCCGGGGGCTGCGCCTTGGATGTCCCAGTAGGTCTCGGGTGAGCCTGATGTCACGCGTGCGGCCAGGGCCATTAGCAGGCGGGTCGGTGGGGGCGCGAACTCCAGGCAGCGGTCGATGTCGGTGACGATGTGCGGCAGGCTGGTTGCGAAGGCCAGGAGCGCACTGTGGGTGAGGGCTTGAACGGGCACGAGCTCGTCGTCGTGCTCGCGCGCGCTCAGGGAGACGACCCGGGCGCCGGCGTCCTCGATGCAGGACAGGACGTCGGTGACTGTGGGATGTGTGATGGGGTCGACGACGGCTATGCGGTTGCCGCGGGGTCCGAGCCCGGGATGGAAAAGCGGGTTGATGCTCAGCATCGCGTGCTCCGGTACTGCCGCTGCCAGGTGGGCACGGAGCCGGTCCTTGCGGGAGAGCGTCTCGACGAGGAGTGCGTCAGCGGGCAGGAGCGGGGCGAGTGCTTCCAGTGTCTCGAGGGCGGACTCCTCGGGCACAGCGAGGACGACCAGCGAGCAGCCCGTGAGTGTCTCGGCTGTGGTCGGTGTCGGCTGGCGGGCGTCGACTTCGAGATACTGCTCCAGAGTATTGAGCGCTTCGGCGTCGTCGAAACTGACACGGGGTCGCCTGTCGAGGGCGTGGATGTGCCAGCCGTGTGGGGCGAGGATGCTCGCGATCATCTGGCCGACGGGCCCGAAACCGACGATGGCGGCTTGTTTCGACCGCGATGCGGGCGGGCTGGGTGTCGTGCTCATGCGTTGGTAACTTTCGATTCGAGGGCGGTGAGAAGGGCGCTGGCTTTCACGAGGGTTTCCTCGAATTCGTCGAGGGGATCCGATTGGGCGACGATCGCTCCGCCGACTCCGAACGTGGTGGAGGTGTGATCGGAGACGAGGGTGCGGATGGTGATGCTCAGGTCGGCTGCGCCGCTGAGGGAGAACCAGCCGATGGCTCCGGAGTAGAAGCCGCGTGCTCGGTGTTCGAGGCTGCTGATGATCTCCATCGTGCGGATCTTGGGAGCGCCGGTCATGGAGCCGCCGGGGAAGGTGGCTTGCACGCAGTCCACGGCGGTTAGCTCCGGCCGCAGAGTGCCGGTGATGGTGCTGACGAGCTGGTGGACATGGGAGAAGGTCTCGACGGTGAAGATGTCGTCGGCGCGGACGCTGCCGACTGTGCAGACGCGGTTGAGGTCGTTGCGGAGCAGGTCGACGATCATCAGGTTTTCGGCGCGGTCCTTCCCGTTGGTGGATAGGTCTTTGCGCAGTTTCTGGTCATCACCCGGGGTGGTTCCCCGGGGGCGGGTGCCTTTAATGGGTTTCGCTTCGACCTGGTGGTCGACGCCGACGCGGAGGAATCGTTCGGGTGAGGCGCTGAGGATGGCGAGGTCCCCGAGTCGCAGGAAGGCGCCGAACGGTACCGGGCTCGTCTGCCGTAGCGCGCGGTAGGCGGCATACGCATCGGCGATCGGTCCGGCTTCGGCCATGTTCGTCAGGCAGATCTCATAGGATTCGCCGTCGCGGATCTTTTCCAGGCACGTCTGGATGCTCGCCAGGTAGGAGGCACGGTTCTGGTCGAGCTCGAACTCGAGGGCGGCCGGCTCCGTCAGGATCGGGACGTTCGCGGCCTCCGACCGGCGGTCGTCAGCTTCGGTGACGGCTTCACGGACGGTGGCAGATGTCTGTGACAGCCAGTCAGCGGCAGCCGTCCACGTGGTTGGTTGGCTGTCGTCGACGAGGGTGAGCAGGTAGGTGTAGCACTCGCGATGGTCGATGACGATGGCGCGGTCGGCGAAGATCAGTGCCGCATCCGGGTGGGGTGAGCGATGGGCGGGTGTTCCGACGGTCTCGTCTTTGAGCTCGTAGCCGAGAGCGCCGACGTAGCCGAGATTGAAGTCGAACGGAAGCTCCTCGACTGCGGGGACCGCGCGCTCGTGTAGCTGGGCTCGGAGGTAGGTATAGAAGTCCTGGTTGACGATGCGTTCACCGTCGTTGCCGCGAACGCGCCACTGTCTGGAGATGACGTCGTACTGCAGCACCTCGGCCAGCGGTCCGGTGGCATCGCCCATGATCGTCAGGCGTTTGGAGACCGGATCCGTGGTCGAGCTATCGAGCCAGAAGCTGGTCTCACGAGCAGAGTAGAGGCTTTCGAACAGGCGTTGCGCGTCAGGTTCGCCGTTGATTCGCTGCCATTCCACGCGCAGACGCCGGTGGTACTGGGGATGCCGGACTTGGGCGAGGTGATCAGTCGTCGCGGTTCGCGGGTGCGTGTGCACGAGCGCCTGGAAGTTCATCAGCATCGCTTCGCCCCACTCGGTCAGCGCCGACTCGGGGTGGAATTGGATGCCCCAGTACGGTCGGGTCCTGTGCCGGACCGCCATGACTACGCCGTCTGGGGTCCACGCGGTCGGTTCGACGTCGGCGGGCAGATCGGTGACTGCCAGGGAGTGGTAGCGCACCGCTCGGAACCCCTGGGGCACGCCGTGGAAGAGGTCAGCGTCGTAGTGGTGCACGCTCGTGACCCTGCCGTGCATGGGCTCGGGCGCCAGATCGACGGTCGCGCCCGAGGCGAATGAGAGTGCCTGATGGCCGAGGCATACGCCCAGCACGGGCAACCGGTTCTGGTCGAAAGCTTGCTGCGAGATTCCCAGGTCCCCGGACCGTTGGGGGCGGCCCGGGCCGGGTGAGACGATGATGCCGTCGAAGTCGTCGAGGGCGATGTCGGCCCAGTTGGCGTCGTTGGTGATGACGACTGGTTCAGTTCCGAACACGCGGTGGGCGAGATCGCGGAGGTTGTAGGTGAACGAATCGAAGTTGTCGATCAGGAGGGTTCTCATCGGGGTGCTACCTCGACGCAGCGCTGTCGCTGGGCGCGGGAGCCTCATCGATGATGAGGTCTTCGACGCGGCAGGTCTCGGTGATGATCACCTCGTATAGGCTGCGTAGGAACTCCGTGCTGATGCCGTGCTCCTGGCCGAAGGCTTCGGCCCTCTGGTGGACGACACCCACCCGGCCTGGCTGCATCATGGGGATGTCGTGCTCTCGTTTGAGCTGTGCGATGCTCACGCAACACTCGATGCGACGACGCAGGATGTCCAGGAGCTGCGCGTCGAGCGCGTCCAGTTCATCGCGTCGGTCGCCGAGAATGACGTCCGGGTCTGTCGCTTTGGTGTCCATGGTGTGCTCCTGCCGTGTCAGAGGTCTCGCGGCGGGATCGGGCAGGGTCTGCCGCGGTCCTTGTGCCGCTTGTTCCTTACGCTACGAAAGGCGGGGAGCCTTCGGCTTGTCATCATGTGCCAGGGACTTGACATCAGGAGTACTGCGCTCATTGAGCATGGAGGCGCCGGTCCTTATCGGGCAATCACGATCAATTCAAGACCGACCTCGTGGCAATCATCGTGCTTCATGAGCATGTGATTTTGAGGACCGGATAGGTGTGATTCCTCTCGAAAGGAATGGCACGGGCCTGATGGATCAATCCTCTGAGAGGAAGGTTGTCCGGTAGTCGCGGGGTGGCATTTCGAAACGCGCGCGGAATGCTCGGGAGAAGGCGCTGGGGTCGGGGAAGCCCCAGTTCGCGCCGATCTTACTTACGGGTATGTGCCGATAGGCGGGATCGATCAGTTGCCGGCTCGCGCTGTCAAGTCGGCGGTTGCGTATCCATTCGCCCAGCGTGGCGTCCTCTTTCTCGAACAGGCGGTGGAGGTAGCGCAGGGAGATGTGATGCGCATCGGCGACGAGTTGCACGGTCAGGTCTGAACGGGAGAGGTTCTTCTCGACGAACCGGTAGATCGACTCCAGAAGCCCGGCTGTATATATTTCCGGCGGCCGTTCTGTGCTGCCTTGCGCTTCCAGAAGCGCGACCGAAAGTACATCGATGAAGGCGCTGGATAGACGGGCGGAGGACGTGGCGCTGAGCCATCCAGTCTCTAGGTTGGAGGCGAGGCCGACCACCATGGACGACAAGAGCTGTCCTGTGCCGGTTTGTCCATCGATGTGGAGGGCGGTGATGTCGCGCAGATGCGGTACCTTCTCGACGAGGAGGCTTCGGGACATGGACGCGGTGACGGCGCGAGCTGAGGAATCCGGTGGGCAGTACAGGGTCGACGGGATGGAATCGTCGAGTACGCTAAAGTCTCCCGGGCGCTCGATCGTCGACTCCCTGTCGTTCTGGGTGAGCCCGATCTTCCCTCCGCCGAGGTGCAGCTGGAGAAGGAAGTCGTCAGTTTCCTCTTGGCGGACGTGCCGGGAAGTGCGGGTGATCTCGTAGCCGCTGCTGGCCTGGTACTCCGCGAGCGAGAAGGTCACCGGTCCGAGGTGGCCGGTGACCATGCGTCCGTAGAACGTCTCGTCGGTGTTGCTCACGCGGACCGCACAGCGGGCGAAGGACCCGGTGACAACGTCCTGCCAGTACTCGATTCGGCGGTAGAAGGCCACGTCGTCCGTGCTGAAGCTCTCGACCTGCACGTCTGGACCTCCTCTTCGACATGACTACAAGATCACAAAGCCAGTCATCTCATCGTATCCAACGGCACCGCTCCCGGGCGGTGACGTCGTTGCATCTCACACGTCTTCTATCGCCTAAGAGTTCCGCAATACATCTGCCTATCTAGTGACGGCAGACGCCGATACTGATTGCGCCCGCTGGCGGCGTAGAAGCATTCGCCAACGGCTTCTGATCAAGCCTAGGTATGCTGGCTCTTGATCGCCATAACACCCTCATTTGCGGGTGGAGGAATGCCGTTGAGTTAGTTGCATTCCCCACGTTTGCTGCTCATTATCGATGGTCCTCCAGTGCAGTGAGCGTGAGTGCCCACCGCCTGACGGGCGAACATTGGCTCACCTTTCGATATGGCAACGAAGGCGACGGTCATTGCGGACGAGTTCTTGCGCTGCGGGAAGACGCTCGTGTTCATATTCGCTCAGGACGGCAAGGACACCACGCTCCCTAACACTGCGCATGTGCCAGCTGAGCGCGTCGATGTCTTCAAGGGACACGGAGATTCCCCTACCCGAGAGCGGGGTCGTGGCGTGGACTGCCTCACCTATCAGTACCATTCGCCCGTTCGCGAGTTTCACGGGCAAGTAATCAAGGACAGCAATCCCGCCGACTCGTTGCTCCCGGATCGACGTGGCGATCGCTGCCTGCCATAACGGTGGCCACCGTCGCTCGGCTTCGCTGATCAGCTGTTCCCGCAGGGCGTCGTCAACGCTCTCGGGCGTCAGTGCGTCTCGATCGGAGCAACCATACGGCACTCGCGGCCCTGGAAAGAGTCCGTCAACGGAGCCGTACCATGTCCAGCCGAGACCCCATCCGATAGCGCCCGGCTCGGTGAAGGGATCGTCGAGTGGGAACCCGAGGAGAACCTGATGGCCCCGATCCATGAGTTCGAGCCCGCTCGGGCGAGTACCGACATGCAGCCGATCTGCCTCTGTCGCTGTCCCGTACCAGACGCCGTACCCGGTCGATGCCGCGTCGGGGTAGTCAGGAGCGACTGCACGACGCACCAGACTTCGAGGACCGTCGGCACCGACGAGCATCGATGCCCGCAACGTGGCTCCTGAATCCGTGACAGCCCACACCGTGTCGGCATCCTGGCCTACCTCGACGACCTGCGTCTCGTGTAGCAGGGTCAGGTTCGGCTGGTACTCGGCTGTGAAAGCCAGCCGCTCGTGCACGTCTGTCCACAACGCGGCATGCTCTTCGTCACGCTTGGGTCTGGCGGCAGGGGCTACCGCGTCCTGGTGAGTCGCATTGTCTTCGCTGATGACGCCGCGGAGCCTGTCGTCGTCGAGGCGAACGGCGCCGACGGCTTGGCGAGTCCGACGAGCGCGCTCGAGAACCGTGACGTGATGACCCGACCGAGCGAACGTAATCGCTGCTGACAATCCGACGAGCGAGCCGCCCACAATCATGATGTCTGACCCTGCTCCGTGAGCGAGGTTCATTTGCTACCTCCATCCACGTTCAGCCAATCTCAACACGCCCAGTGACTCTTGGATTTCTTCGGGTCATCATCGACGCCAGGGAGCCTTGGGGCGATCCGTTGTCGAATCCAGGTCTCGTGCCTCAATGCATCTCCGACATCGCACAGACATGCCTCATAGCCTGCCTGATGCGCGAGGGCAAGTTCCTCACCGAGCCGCACGCGTGCCCCGTAGGTCACCCCACGCAGACGCCTCACAGCAGCGGTGCCGCTCACCGTTCTGTCCGCATCGTCATCTCTTCAATCTACCGGGCCAGCCGAGCAGTGCCGCGGAGCAGCAGTCTCCGATAAGCCTGCACACACTGTTGGCACCTCAGGTGCTGGGGTGCGCTGGCGCGCACCTGACCGCCAAGGCGGTCCACCATCGCGACCGCCTTGGGAGGCGGTGCGTGATGGTCATGACCATCCGGGTGATGTCGTCCGGGCGCGGCTACGAGTACCTGATGAAGTCCGTGGCCACCGGCGACACCGCCTGCGAGTCCGGCACCCCGCTGACCCGCTACTACACCGAGACCGGCTGGTGATGCGGTTGCCGCGGGCGTCCACATCCTGGGGCAGCGCATCAGCTGCGGCGGCGAGGTGGACGGTGGCCGCGCGGCGGATGAACTCGACGGCGCGGTCCAGGCCGGCTGAGCTGCCGGCCGCGGAATCGGCGTCGAACCCATCGGCGCCCCCAGTCACTGGGAAGGCGATCTGGAACCCAACATTCGATGCCAAGGTCAGGGGGGAGCGGGTGGTGAGGTAGGAGGAATACCATTCGTCGTTAAGCCAATTGGTGCCCGCTGCTTCGCGCTGGGACGCGCGCACGCGCAGTTGCTCGTCGAGGCGTGGACCGGCTCCTGTGCGGAAGCTTTCGACGACCCCGCGGGCGTGCACCAGTTCGCTGCCGTCGAGGACCGCTTCGAGGGCGTGGCTGTACGCGTCGAGCGTGCCGTCGAGCGGCGGGACGGGCAACGGTTTGAGATCCGTCGTTGCGGGGTGGGGAGTGGGGTGTGCCACGGCGTTGTCCTCCTGTTTTCGCCTGCGGATAGACACACCCCACATTACCCACGGGGCCTAGTGGCTATAGCGACGGGATATTCGCCAGCAAGCTGCGCGTGTAGTCGTGCTGAGGGTTGTCGAGAACGTCGTCGACAGGCCCGTCATCCACGATGACGCCCTTGTTGAGCACGGCGACGCGCGTGGCGATGTGCCGGGCGAGAGCGATGTTGTGCGTGACGAACAGCAGT
This window contains:
- the prmC gene encoding peptide chain release factor N(5)-glutamine methyltransferase — encoded protein: MTTQTFDAIVVGNGAIGSSLAVELADRGLTVALIGPENRQYAASTAAGAMLGCFGEVTADLISDDPGRTKFALDLKAKELWPDWVEKISDHSPLDGTDLFTASGTTVILNTVGTREIDTENFSAIQKTLQENNEPFDTVDVDDIGWVDADPNSRPLEAIHIPGEHAVDSGRLLARLEGAAAARGCTLIHERAVSLREDHGRIRAVVLDNGDVIEAGQVVLAAGVGSQALIDSVPGLGATIPRLVAGYGVSAVMTTHDGTQPQSVIRTPNRAFACGLHVVPRGLGQVYVGATNIINPTVMTEPVLRDLEFVLGCAHRQIRRNLWSSSVRRINVGNRPVSLDGFPLLGETPVQGLWMTTGTYRDGLFLSPLIAQEFADRLTGGSGEADLSLFTPERAPVQRAGGRPRIIDTTVQHMLATGYEHHWTIPTDWQEYLEADLQPIYQNWADQIDDDFTPPPELVASSRLHPQMVQWLRDYYDATREKFGAPDRAPAPTRAELTRNATRQLHAANVPTPAADAQALAEHTFGTTDDTTAPDTAEREQFLNLVARRSHREPLEYLTGHVHVLGLDLTVRPDVFIPRVHSEAMVDAAIENLSTPTPMVVDLCTGTGAIALAVATRLPQARVIGADVAESAVACAQENADRLESVDAGRVQFLQADIGSESFADDLTGTTDLVTANPPYVPTDLHMPSEWAVYQPKTALYSGADGLDLTRVVAHTAHRLLRPGGTFALEHYDAALDDILTILTDAGFGQITSHRDHDKLPRYILAVKES
- a CDS encoding aminotransferase class I/II-fold pyridoxal phosphate-dependent enzyme; the encoded protein is MSTTTTSRKNVYERRSAWTTDMYDQAAQAGITNHSVRERTSDGVILDDGKTYTEFVSCSYLGLESHPRLVHAAQNSIRKVGVHLSASRNSMHTTDLDDLEEALTTMYGGSRAIVFNSVSSVHLGVLPLLGTGLLPSYPIASSGPEFLFDRTAHASMQSLRGILDQIGPTNRFDSTDLSTLDPLLVEAKNASRSPIILVDGVGSMGGLIDVATLARLAAEHGGYVYIDDAHGTSIDGRLGTGYAYTALAGNIIGEVLLVGSLSKAFGGSGGFALVDTDADATVIRREANPLVFGHANMAPHTAVNAESARMHLDGSVEKLQATLWDNVAHFDNATGHQGVNAGSRSPIRGITFDSEQATLEAAIALKDAGVLCFPVFYPIVAHGTGLLRFALSARHSPAQIDHLAALVTDTP
- a CDS encoding 2-dehydropantoate 2-reductase N-terminal domain-containing protein; its protein translation is MSTTPSPPASRSKQAAIVGFGPVGQMIASILAPHGWHIHALDRRPRVSFDDAEALNTLEQYLEVDARQPTPTTAETLTGCSLVVLAVPEESALETLEALAPLLPADALLVETLSRKDRLRAHLAAAVPEHAMLSINPLFHPGLGPRGNRIAVVDPITHPTVTDVLSCIEDAGARVVSLSAREHDDELVPVQALTHSALLAFATSLPHIVTDIDRCLEFAPPPTRLLMALAARVTSGSPETYWDIQGAAPGQRPARDTLANALARLDDDIAQDSSASFAQSLAENQSWFNTRLASLTDLAQTALSHTIDTTAQRPAASDDQTPATPSSKENPNVHDDH
- the pabB gene encoding aminodeoxychorismate synthase component I; protein product: MRTLLIDNFDSFTYNLRDLAHRVFGTEPVVITNDANWADIALDDFDGIIVSPGPGRPQRSGDLGISQQAFDQNRLPVLGVCLGHQALSFASGATVDLAPEPMHGRVTSVHHYDADLFHGVPQGFRAVRYHSLAVTDLPADVEPTAWTPDGVVMAVRHRTRPYWGIQFHPESALTEWGEAMLMNFQALVHTHPRTATTDHLAQVRHPQYHRRLRVEWQRINGEPDAQRLFESLYSARETSFWLDSSTTDPVSKRLTIMGDATGPLAEVLQYDVISRQWRVRGNDGERIVNQDFYTYLRAQLHERAVPAVEELPFDFNLGYVGALGYELKDETVGTPAHRSPHPDAALIFADRAIVIDHRECYTYLLTLVDDSQPTTWTAAADWLSQTSATVREAVTEADDRRSEAANVPILTEPAALEFELDQNRASYLASIQTCLEKIRDGESYEICLTNMAEAGPIADAYAAYRALRQTSPVPFGAFLRLGDLAILSASPERFLRVGVDHQVEAKPIKGTRPRGTTPGDDQKLRKDLSTNGKDRAENLMIVDLLRNDLNRVCTVGSVRADDIFTVETFSHVHQLVSTITGTLRPELTAVDCVQATFPGGSMTGAPKIRTMEIISSLEHRARGFYSGAIGWFSLSGAADLSITIRTLVSDHTSTTFGVGGAIVAQSDPLDEFEETLVKASALLTALESKVTNA
- a CDS encoding chorismate mutase family protein → MDTKATDPDVILGDRRDELDALDAQLLDILRRRIECCVSIAQLKREHDIPMMQPGRVGVVHQRAEAFGQEHGISTEFLRSLYEVIITETCRVEDLIIDEAPAPSDSAASR
- a CDS encoding helix-turn-helix domain-containing protein, with product MQVESFSTDDVAFYRRIEYWQDVVTGSFARCAVRVSNTDETFYGRMVTGHLGPVTFSLAEYQASSGYEITRTSRHVRQEETDDFLLQLHLGGGKIGLTQNDRESTIERPGDFSVLDDSIPSTLYCPPDSSARAVTASMSRSLLVEKVPHLRDITALHIDGQTGTGQLLSSMVVGLASNLETGWLSATSSARLSSAFIDVLSVALLEAQGSTERPPEIYTAGLLESIYRFVEKNLSRSDLTVQLVADAHHISLRYLHRLFEKEDATLGEWIRNRRLDSASRQLIDPAYRHIPVSKIGANWGFPDPSAFSRAFRARFEMPPRDYRTTFLSED
- a CDS encoding FAD-dependent oxidoreductase — protein: MNLAHGAGSDIMIVGGSLVGLSAAITFARSGHHVTVLERARRTRQAVGAVRLDDDRLRGVISEDNATHQDAVAPAARPKRDEEHAALWTDVHERLAFTAEYQPNLTLLHETQVVEVGQDADTVWAVTDSGATLRASMLVGADGPRSLVRRAVAPDYPDAASTGYGVWYGTATEADRLHVGTRPSGLELMDRGHQVLLGFPLDDPFTEPGAIGWGLGWTWYGSVDGLFPGPRVPYGCSDRDALTPESVDDALREQLISEAERRWPPLWQAAIATSIREQRVGGIAVLDYLPVKLANGRMVLIGEAVHATTPLSGRGISVSLEDIDALSWHMRSVRERGVLAVLSEYEHERLPAAQELVRNDRRLRCHIER